tatatatatatatatatatatatatatatatatatatatatatatatatatatatatatatatatatatatatatatatatatagataatatcacTAATTACTGCTTGGAAATTaataaggtttatttatttatttatttatttattatataacccCCATCTTCGGAATGATTgatgtgctttttaattttttttaatttaccaaaaCTCTCACAAAATGATTCTGCTTTTCTGGAGGTCCCTTTTTtagctaaaaaaattaaatgtatttgcaataacaaaaaatgccCCTGACGCAGTTGGTATGAAGACAGaagtatattttgcatttcagCCACAagtgtccagtttgctgtttcagtTCAGGAGTCATGTGGGTTTCTGGGATTTTTCACTGACCTGTGTGTTTTATCCATTTATGTTTTACTCTGTTCTCATTGTATATTTAAAGCTTTTTCCTTTGCTATCCTCtgcctcttaaaatcaaataacaaaaaaaaaaaaacacacattatggAGTCAGGTGGCTTTGGACTAATCGTTTACAAATATTAAGAcacattctgtttaataaaagtgCATTTCACATGTTTGACGTGACACTCTCCAGTATAATGAAAGGTGAAGATTATCATACCTTCTGCCTCCAGTAattgtataattttatataatattttaagaatatgaTGACAACATGATGATGGCAatctgtaaatgtattaaaaaaaatcaattattttgctgattgtgactattcattttactgtttaaacatTTTGCATTACGCTCATGTATTTAAcagttgttaattttgttttcattttcaagtgtCTATTCATGTGCTACTTAAGTTTGCTAATGCTTATGAAAAATTGTTAAATTAAACCAACATCTATTAAATGTTGTAAGATAATGTCAGTATTAAAGCAGTAGATTAaaaactaagttttttttttttttgttttttttttaactttatacaggaatcaaacttcactgctgttctgaatgtggcaaacagttttcacgaaGAAGCCATCTTCTacgccaccaaagaattcacacaggggagaagccatattgctgttctgaatgtggcaaaacatTTTTACGGAAAAAcaagcttcagagccaccaaagaattcacacagagGAGaatccatattgctgttctgaatgtggcaaaacgtTTTTACAGAAAAACAAGCTTCAGcaccaccaaagaattcacaccggggagaagccatatgactgttctgaatgtggcaaaatgtTTTCACACAAACAGTATCTTCAGCGCCACCAAAGAATTCAttcaggagagaagccgtattgctgttctgagtgtggcaaaATGTTTTCACACAAACGGTATCTTCAgacccaccaaagaattcacacaggagagaagccgtattgctgttttgaatgtggcaaaaCATTTTTACGGAAATActatcttcagagccaccaaagaattcacacaggggagaagccgtattgctgttctgaatgtggcaaaatgtTTTCACAGAGAAAGGGTCTTCAGCACCACCAGCAAATTCactcaggagagaagccatagtgctgttctgaaatatttttatggaaaaATGAGCTTCAGtgccacaaaaaaaaattcacacggGGAGAagtcatattgctgttctgaatgtgacaaaaAGTTTCCACAGAGGCGCAATCTTCACAGCCACCAAGGGATTCAGAAAAGAGAGAAGCTTGTTTGCTGCCCTGAATGTGGATAACAATTCTCTTGCCATGGTAATCTTCAGACGGACATTAAAACTCACACAGGAGACAAACGTattcttgttctgaatgtggcaaacagttttcacagagaagcagtcttcagagccaccaaggAATTCACTTAGGAGAGAAGCCCTATTGCTGCTTCGACTGTGGTAAACAATTCTTTCTCAGTAGTTATCTTTAGAGTGTGAAAGTAGCACTATGtaagcgcctgacccggcacagactcacactgaggctcGTGTATAAAACACCAAGActcattttcttcacctgtggggcacgtcttccctgtgaaccccacaggcaatacacagtcccaaaagcactccagAACTAAACACAACGCTCCCTTCtcaaaccaccactcctccctggcaacctctttcctcccaattctggcctgagtggtggttgctggccctttttatagcccacctgcgtgctccaggtgcttgatcacctgcttctgattgcactgCTGGGCAgagctgtagagttgtccaggccggctcagggatccatgcagcaccctctggcggccaccccagatcccaacagggttgtggggaaTTCAGGTACCATCCTCAGccatggaggctgccaccaagcgtcccagagcaggtattgagcagtccatgattgaTCCCCAAAATAAACatcgaaggggcatcccggccaggtctcAGGAGTTACACGTTTTCACCATGAACTGATCTTCAGAGCCACTAACGAATTCACCCtagggagaagccatattgccgTTCCGAATGTGGGACACAATTCTCGCACCATAATAATTTTCTGATACACATTAAAATTCACTCGGGAGCGGAGCCATATTGCTGCTTTGAATGTGGTAAATGATTCTCTCTCTGTAGTTATCTGCAGAGACACATTAAAACTCACACACAGGATAGAAGCGGTGTTGCAGAAAGGTTTTACAAAGAGGCTGGTTTCAGAGATATCAAAGAATGcacatgacagaaaaaaattacGGAAACTCCCCTACCTTGTCCACAGATGAACACTGTACAATATGCTAAGCAgcagaaaaaagaatttaaaaagtttgattgaaacaaaaaagaacaaattggggAAACTACAAGTAAAGTGGTAAATACACTTCCCCTTCCTCCCCCCCAACATCCTCCTGTGAACACAGTTTGCCCCTCATAAGCCATGCATGGGTAAGTTCTAAGACTAAAAGGTGAACACCTAATCATAGTTGTACAAAACAGTGGCTTGGATGTAAGGTGGTTCAcatcataagtaaaaaaaaattacaaaaaataatccaTAGTTGTTACTTCTACCAAAGAAAACTGTGAACAGTCACACATCTTGTTGCTGAGTTCGAGATACTGATTGCTGAAGAATTATACACTGCACAACACAACAACGTGACCAGGCTCATTCGCTGGAAACTCTGCAAGAAGTACAACTTACTAGCACCAGAAAGACACTGGGACCACAACTCCGCCCGCACAATGGAAAATGAGGAGGTGAAGGTCACTTATAGCACAGcaatactgactgactgaaaaaccAGATGTAATAATCAAAGAAAGCCTGCATCATAGAATTATTAGTTTCTAGTGGCTTCTCAGTCCTGCGAATGGAGAGgctaaaaagtaacaaaataccAAGAAATGCAGTCTGAGATGTGCCAAATGAAATATGGGACAAAAAATAGTGCCTGTTGTTCTAGGATCAAGATGACtgataaagaaaaactttcaggcCCATCTTCACAAATTACAGTAACTCCTTATGATCTGCAAAAAGAAGCCTTAGTAGGAACAATGCAGGTTGTACATTGAGTCCTTGTGGCAAACTTAAGAGAATGAGAAATTATTACAATGAGactgtcctgactaaagagtgaAGTTCAATCCTGCTTTGATAGTAAGCACAccaaataaatttggaaaaattaaaCCTGAGAGAAGTAAtgatgttgttctgaatgtggtaaacaattcctACACAGAAATACTCTCTTGTTTCACACTAAAACTTACAAAGGAGAGAAGCCATGTGTGTTttgtgaatgtggtaaacagttttcaagcAGGAACAACCTTTTGgatagaacaacaacatttatttgtatttcacattttcttataaacaatgtagctcaaactgctttacacgaTGAAATAAAGaggaatataaaacaaacaagatcAGGCAataatacta
Above is a window of Erpetoichthys calabaricus chromosome 1 unlocalized genomic scaffold, fErpCal1.3 SUPER_1_unloc_9, whole genome shotgun sequence DNA encoding:
- the LOC114642983 gene encoding gastrula zinc finger protein XlCGF7.1-like, translated to MDVKEKTCEANMNSMEERTVNFEEEDCEWESVHPKQGSLSIKEGDHELGSMSKEESSINVKYESLQSDTKTIEEISSPRTWGGQSPPKTSSETRIKLHCCSECGKQFSRRSHLLRHQRIHTGEKPYCCSECGKTFLRKNKLQSHQRIHTEENPYCCSECGKTFLQKNKLQHHQRIHTGEKPYDCSECGKMFSHKQYLQRHQRIHSGEKPYCCSECGKMFSHKRYLQTHQRIHTGEKPYCCFECGKTFLRKYYLQSHQRIHTGEKPYCCSECGKMFSQRKGLQHHQQIHSGEKP